In the Kribbella sp. NBC_00482 genome, one interval contains:
- a CDS encoding TetR/AcrR family transcriptional regulator — translation MDEPKQRARLSRERVLQAAVEVADAGGLAGLTIRSLAQELGAKPMSVYYHVAGKDEILDGIIDHVFSQIELPSADGDWRTELRRRAASARDVLRRHRWAISLMESRTSPGPATLRHHDAVIATLRAAGFSLEMTAHAYALIDSYTYGFALQEAALPFEGPDTVADVAESIMADFDAEAYPHLVELATGYYFKTSYDFGDEFDFGLNLILDGLSAALPADRSSVEVVPESTTSA, via the coding sequence GTGGACGAGCCGAAACAGCGGGCACGACTGAGCCGGGAACGGGTGCTGCAAGCAGCCGTCGAGGTGGCCGACGCGGGTGGGCTGGCGGGACTGACGATCCGCTCGCTGGCCCAGGAACTCGGCGCCAAGCCGATGTCGGTCTATTACCACGTGGCCGGCAAGGACGAGATCCTCGACGGCATCATCGACCACGTCTTCAGCCAGATCGAACTGCCGTCGGCCGACGGCGACTGGCGGACGGAGTTGCGCCGGCGAGCGGCGTCGGCGCGGGACGTGCTGCGGCGGCATCGCTGGGCGATCAGCCTGATGGAGTCCCGGACCTCGCCGGGTCCGGCCACCCTGCGCCATCACGACGCGGTCATCGCCACGCTCCGCGCGGCCGGGTTCTCCCTCGAGATGACCGCGCACGCCTACGCTTTGATCGACAGCTACACCTACGGCTTCGCACTGCAGGAGGCCGCGTTGCCGTTCGAAGGGCCCGACACCGTGGCCGACGTGGCGGAGTCGATCATGGCGGACTTCGACGCCGAGGCGTACCCGCATCTCGTCGAACTCGCGACCGGCTACTACTTCAAGACCAGCTACGACTTCGGCGACGAGTTCGACTTCGGCCTCAACCTGATCCTGGACGGACTGAGCGCCGCGTTGCCCGCAGACAGGAGTAGTGTCGAGGTAGTTCCGGAATCGACGACATCCGCTTGA
- a CDS encoding carboxymuconolactone decarboxylase family protein — protein sequence MSTTTRRVKLANLVPDFYKAMIELDRVSDDGLDPKLAHLVRIRASQINGCAYCTDMHSLDLLQFGEDQQQRITLLPVWREAPKFYTEQEQAALQLAEAITLVSVDHVPDDVYEVAAQAFDEKDLAQLIALIITINMWTRIGVTGKMEPGHYKP from the coding sequence ATGAGCACAACAACACGGCGGGTCAAGCTCGCCAACCTGGTGCCGGACTTCTACAAGGCGATGATCGAGCTGGACCGGGTGTCGGACGACGGGCTCGACCCGAAGCTGGCCCACCTGGTGCGGATCCGGGCCTCGCAGATCAACGGGTGCGCGTACTGCACCGACATGCACTCGCTCGACCTGTTGCAGTTCGGCGAGGACCAGCAGCAGCGGATCACGTTGCTCCCGGTGTGGCGGGAGGCTCCGAAGTTCTACACCGAGCAGGAGCAGGCTGCGCTGCAGTTGGCCGAGGCGATCACGCTGGTGAGCGTCGACCACGTCCCTGACGACGTGTACGAGGTTGCGGCGCAGGCGTTCGACGAGAAGGACCTGGCGCAGCTGATCGCGTTGATCATCACCATCAACATGTGGACCCGGATCGGGGTGACCGGGAAGATGGAGCCCGGCCACTACAAGCCATGA
- a CDS encoding isocitrate lyase/PEP mutase family protein — translation MTAELFRALHHGGTPLVLPNAWDPVSARLVAEAGFSAVATSSGAVARVLGYDDGQLTPPEKMFAAVARIARAVDVPVTADLEAGYGLPPKEFAERLLETGAVGCNLEDSVDGALVDIARQADYLAEVRAAAGAELVINARVDTFIRPVDDPVDEAVLRGREYRRAGVDCVYPILAPLDQLAQVAEAVGGPINGHAKTNGPTPTELAAAGATRISYGTSVHEYVMAQLRELLPTLTT, via the coding sequence ATGACCGCCGAACTGTTCAGGGCCCTCCATCACGGCGGCACTCCCCTGGTTCTCCCGAACGCTTGGGATCCGGTGAGCGCACGCCTCGTCGCCGAGGCCGGCTTCTCCGCCGTTGCCACCAGCAGCGGCGCGGTCGCCCGCGTCCTCGGGTACGACGACGGGCAGCTGACTCCGCCGGAGAAGATGTTCGCCGCCGTGGCGCGGATCGCCCGTGCGGTCGACGTACCGGTCACCGCCGATCTGGAGGCCGGGTACGGTCTGCCGCCGAAGGAGTTCGCGGAGCGGTTGCTCGAGACCGGCGCGGTCGGCTGCAACCTCGAGGACTCGGTCGATGGCGCATTGGTCGACATCGCCCGGCAGGCGGACTATCTGGCTGAGGTACGTGCGGCCGCGGGGGCCGAGCTGGTGATCAACGCGCGCGTCGACACCTTCATCCGACCGGTGGACGACCCGGTCGACGAGGCGGTACTGCGGGGGCGCGAGTACCGGCGCGCCGGAGTGGACTGTGTGTATCCGATCCTCGCACCGCTCGACCAACTGGCCCAGGTGGCCGAGGCCGTCGGCGGGCCGATCAACGGGCATGCGAAGACCAACGGACCGACGCCGACCGAGCTCGCCGCAGCCGGCGCGACGCGGATCTCGTACGGGACGAGCGTGCACGAGTACGTGATGGCCCAACTCCGGGAGCTACTGCCGACGCTCACGACGTAA
- a CDS encoding pyridoxamine 5'-phosphate oxidase family protein produces the protein MNQQQIAEILAKPYAQQLLNGSEPARFAYDGLDGGPRCIPIGFWVEGEQIVIATVPKAAKVAALRKNPKVALTIDTAAFPPKVLLLRGTAEVTIVPGVPEGYLVAGHKVMTDEHYPGWVEGVTALYDEMAVITVTLTWAKLLDFETTIPKAVEDLIKEKSAG, from the coding sequence ATGAACCAGCAGCAGATCGCCGAGATCCTCGCCAAGCCGTACGCGCAGCAGCTCCTGAACGGCTCCGAGCCGGCCCGCTTCGCCTACGACGGCCTGGACGGCGGCCCGCGGTGTATCCCGATCGGGTTCTGGGTCGAGGGCGAGCAGATCGTGATCGCCACCGTGCCGAAGGCCGCCAAGGTCGCCGCCCTCCGCAAGAACCCGAAGGTCGCACTCACCATCGACACCGCCGCGTTCCCGCCCAAGGTGCTGCTGCTCCGCGGTACCGCCGAGGTCACCATCGTCCCGGGTGTCCCCGAGGGCTACCTCGTCGCCGGCCACAAGGTCATGACCGACGAGCATTATCCGGGTTGGGTCGAGGGTGTGACGGCCCTGTATGACGAGATGGCCGTGATCACGGTGACGCTCACGTGGGCCAAGCTGCTCGACTTCGAGACCACGATCCCGAAGGCCGTCGAGGACCTCATCAAGGAGAAGTCCGCCGGCTGA
- a CDS encoding GntR family transcriptional regulator, with protein MSESRESETERVTRQLRGEILDGVRRPGERLVERELAAALDVSRVPVREALKALVSEGLVTLRPRSWAVVRTFTDSDIADLTEVREAFEPLTFRLAAERRTREGLDRLRAVLDEQLVAARAKDAGVARRKAADFHELVTELASNELLVEIERPLRSRMRWLLTQHDDLIAVAGQHLELFTAIANRDVAAAERLAAEHLAQSHVLFRSSRGME; from the coding sequence ATGAGCGAGAGTCGGGAATCCGAGACCGAACGGGTCACGCGGCAGCTGCGGGGCGAGATCCTCGACGGCGTACGGCGGCCCGGAGAGCGTCTCGTCGAGCGGGAGCTGGCGGCCGCGCTCGACGTCAGCCGGGTGCCGGTGCGGGAAGCCCTGAAGGCGCTCGTGAGCGAGGGCCTGGTGACGTTGCGGCCGCGCTCGTGGGCGGTGGTGCGGACGTTCACCGACTCCGACATCGCCGACCTGACCGAGGTGCGGGAGGCGTTCGAGCCGCTGACGTTCCGGCTCGCGGCGGAACGGCGTACCCGGGAAGGACTCGACCGGCTGCGGGCGGTTCTGGACGAGCAACTGGTCGCGGCGCGGGCGAAGGACGCCGGCGTCGCGCGGCGGAAGGCGGCCGACTTCCACGAGCTCGTGACCGAGCTGGCGTCCAACGAACTGCTCGTCGAGATCGAGCGCCCCTTGCGCAGCCGGATGCGCTGGCTGCTGACCCAGCACGACGACCTGATCGCGGTCGCCGGCCAGCACCTGGAGCTGTTCACCGCGATCGCGAACCGGGACGTCGCCGCCGCCGAACGCCTTGCCGCGGAGCATCTCGCCCAGTCGCACGTACTGTTCCGGAGCAGCCGCGGCATGGAGTGA
- a CDS encoding amidohydrolase, whose translation MTSLLLADVRPWGGDAVDVTIVDGVISDLSPAGTSTDSSTAVEQRIDGRGLLALPGFVNAHAHVDKSWWGQPWVSYGGQPTTQGRIAHERAERDKYGIPSIGGAKAVLREFLRHGTTATRTHVDVDLGVELRGIAGVLEAAAALDGAVEVEIVAFPQDGVLRRPGVLDLLDKAAAEGATSIGGLDPATIDRDPVGQLDALFEIAARREVGIDLHLHDRGDLGAFQYELIAERTVQAGLQGKVNVSHGFALGELAPARRAEMVDQLGEAGISWTTVAPATSAPLPFREMRAAGVAIGLGTDGIRDLWSPYGDGDLLQIARGFARLHGLRTDEDLTYAVELATTYGASFVHRENHGLTVGARADIVLIDAENAPDVLVRAPRREYVIAGGQVVVRDGELQV comes from the coding sequence ATGACCTCCTTGCTGCTTGCTGACGTGCGCCCTTGGGGCGGCGACGCGGTCGACGTGACGATCGTCGACGGCGTGATCTCGGACCTCTCCCCCGCCGGGACCAGCACAGACAGCAGCACAGCGGTTGAGCAGCGGATCGACGGGCGCGGGTTGCTGGCGCTGCCGGGGTTCGTCAACGCGCACGCGCACGTCGACAAGAGCTGGTGGGGCCAGCCGTGGGTGTCGTACGGCGGTCAGCCGACCACACAGGGCCGGATCGCGCACGAGCGGGCGGAGCGGGACAAGTACGGCATCCCGAGCATCGGCGGCGCGAAGGCCGTCCTGCGTGAGTTCCTCCGGCACGGTACGACGGCGACCCGCACGCACGTCGACGTGGACCTCGGCGTCGAATTGCGCGGCATCGCAGGCGTTCTCGAGGCGGCGGCCGCGCTCGACGGCGCCGTCGAGGTGGAGATCGTCGCGTTCCCGCAGGACGGCGTACTCCGGCGGCCCGGCGTACTCGACCTGCTCGACAAGGCCGCGGCCGAAGGCGCGACCAGCATCGGCGGTCTCGACCCGGCGACGATCGACCGCGACCCGGTCGGCCAGCTGGACGCGCTGTTCGAGATCGCGGCCCGGCGCGAGGTCGGGATCGACCTGCACCTGCACGACCGCGGCGACCTCGGCGCGTTCCAGTACGAGCTGATCGCCGAGCGCACCGTGCAGGCGGGGCTGCAGGGCAAGGTGAACGTGTCGCACGGGTTCGCGCTCGGCGAACTGGCTCCGGCGCGGCGGGCCGAAATGGTAGACCAACTCGGCGAGGCCGGGATCTCCTGGACCACAGTCGCGCCGGCCACCTCGGCACCGTTGCCGTTCCGCGAGATGCGGGCGGCGGGTGTCGCGATCGGCCTCGGCACCGACGGCATCCGTGACCTCTGGTCGCCGTACGGCGACGGTGATCTGCTGCAGATCGCCCGCGGTTTCGCCCGGCTGCACGGACTCCGCACCGACGAGGACCTGACGTACGCGGTCGAGCTCGCGACGACGTACGGCGCCTCCTTCGTGCACCGCGAGAACCACGGTCTCACCGTGGGCGCTCGCGCGGACATAGTGCTGATCGACGCCGAGAACGCGCCGGACGTACTGGTCCGCGCACCGCGCCGCGAGTACGTGATCGCCGGCGGACAGGTCGTCGTCCGCGACGGCGAACTCCAGGTGTGA
- a CDS encoding MFS transporter, with amino-acid sequence MSAGTAVGRTLGSLRDNRPFRLFWFSNLFFFGGVWTQTLVLGWLAWETTHSDFLVAVYTAVRLSPLLLGPFAGAFADRHNRVRLLIVAASWALVAVSAVATLASLGRAPYWVLVIGGLAIGLAQSPSQPARASLVMDLVGRENLSNANALNSMALNMTQVIGPAVGGLMITGLGAPAALWVSTFWYAMSLVTLLPLREYGRVVGGHTGSALRMVTSGLRDLARNRLAATVLLITLAANTLLWPIAQSFMPVFAQESLGLDAAGLGWLLTYAGVGGLTGSLVIAWLGDFRFKGGMFVVGTAIWGTLWSLFGLSHDPVVSFVLMTAIGVMSAAFGVLQTTLLLMTTDESLHGRALGVQELAIGIMPIASLAIGAFAEQYGVGITTFISAVGLVTAVAALGLWTPALLRYSGALR; translated from the coding sequence GTGAGTGCCGGCACTGCGGTCGGGCGAACGCTGGGCTCACTCAGGGACAATCGGCCGTTCCGGCTGTTCTGGTTCTCGAACCTGTTCTTCTTCGGCGGCGTGTGGACGCAGACGCTCGTGCTCGGGTGGCTCGCCTGGGAGACCACGCACTCGGACTTCCTGGTCGCCGTCTACACGGCGGTGCGGTTGTCGCCACTGCTCCTCGGACCGTTCGCCGGTGCGTTCGCGGACCGGCACAACCGGGTGCGGCTGCTGATCGTCGCGGCCTCGTGGGCGTTGGTCGCGGTCAGCGCCGTTGCCACGCTGGCGTCGCTCGGCAGGGCGCCGTACTGGGTGCTGGTGATCGGCGGGCTGGCGATCGGGCTCGCGCAGTCGCCGTCGCAGCCGGCGCGTGCGTCGCTGGTGATGGACCTGGTCGGCCGGGAGAACCTCAGCAACGCCAACGCGCTGAACTCGATGGCGCTGAACATGACGCAGGTGATCGGGCCCGCGGTCGGCGGCCTGATGATCACCGGGCTGGGCGCACCGGCCGCGTTGTGGGTCTCGACCTTTTGGTATGCCATGTCGCTGGTCACGTTGCTGCCGTTGCGCGAGTACGGCCGGGTGGTCGGCGGCCACACCGGATCGGCGCTCCGGATGGTCACCAGCGGTCTGCGCGACCTCGCCCGGAACAGGCTGGCCGCTACCGTCCTGCTGATCACACTGGCGGCGAACACGTTGCTGTGGCCGATCGCGCAGTCCTTCATGCCGGTGTTCGCCCAGGAGTCGCTGGGGCTCGACGCGGCCGGGCTGGGCTGGCTGCTGACCTACGCCGGCGTCGGCGGGCTGACCGGCTCGCTGGTGATCGCCTGGCTGGGCGACTTCCGGTTCAAGGGCGGCATGTTCGTGGTGGGTACGGCGATCTGGGGCACGCTGTGGTCCCTGTTCGGGCTGTCCCACGACCCGGTGGTGTCGTTCGTGTTGATGACCGCGATCGGGGTGATGAGCGCGGCGTTCGGCGTACTGCAGACGACGCTGCTCCTGATGACCACCGACGAGTCACTGCACGGCCGCGCACTGGGCGTCCAAGAACTGGCGATCGGGATCATGCCCATCGCCTCCCTGGCCATCGGCGCCTTCGCCGAGCAGTACGGCGTCGGCATCACCACGTTCATCAGCGCCGTCGGTCTGGTCACCGCTGTCGCCGCCCTCGGCCTCTGGACGCCCGCTCTGCTGCGCTACAGCGGCGCCCTTCGGTAA